One genomic region from Bacillus sp. SLBN-46 encodes:
- a CDS encoding LysM peptidoglycan-binding domain-containing protein produces MINKIKTFIAVVALSGTVGANVQAAELTVHDGDTLWDLSRVHNTSVENIQKWNHLSTDLIHPGDVLTIATEKQYTVVKDDTLWDIAKEFQVSVAMIKEWNKLNTDLIHPGLQLVIYDEINNFSTGKMVEPAKAPVVSKAPEVSTKESNTPKSEETKVEATSTSVASKPVVPVPTKAEETSKEINVKATAYTASCEGCSGTTATGLDLNANPGAKVIAVDPSVIPLGSKVLVEGYGEAIASDTGGAIKGNRIDVFIPSEEKALEWGRKEIKVKILD; encoded by the coding sequence ATGATAAATAAAATTAAAACTTTCATTGCAGTTGTTGCACTCTCAGGAACTGTAGGTGCTAATGTACAAGCTGCAGAATTAACTGTACATGATGGGGATACCTTATGGGATCTTTCTCGAGTACATAATACATCTGTGGAAAACATTCAAAAGTGGAATCACCTTTCTACTGACCTTATTCATCCTGGAGATGTATTAACGATTGCAACTGAAAAGCAATACACAGTGGTGAAGGATGATACACTCTGGGATATTGCAAAGGAATTTCAAGTATCGGTTGCAATGATTAAAGAATGGAATAAATTAAATACTGACCTGATTCATCCAGGGTTACAATTAGTGATCTATGATGAAATAAATAACTTTTCTACTGGGAAGATGGTTGAACCAGCAAAAGCTCCAGTAGTCTCAAAAGCTCCGGAGGTTTCTACTAAAGAATCAAATACTCCAAAGAGCGAGGAGACAAAAGTGGAGGCCACTTCAACAAGTGTTGCTAGTAAACCTGTAGTTCCAGTACCAACAAAAGCCGAGGAAACTTCAAAGGAAATCAACGTTAAGGCTACTGCATATACTGCATCGTGTGAAGGGTGCAGCGGTACTACTGCAACAGGACTCGATTTAAATGCTAACCCTGGTGCCAAGGTAATTGCAGTTGACCCCTCTGTCATTCCACTAGGCAGTAAAGTTCTTGTTGAGGGATACGGTGAAGCGATTGCGTCAGATACAGGTGGAGCAATCAAAGGAAACAGAATTGACGTATTTATCCCTTCAGAAGAAAAAGCACTTGAATGGGGTAGGAAGGAAATAAAAGTTAAAATATTAGACTAA